Part of the Plasmodium cynomolgi strain B DNA, scaffold: 0633, whole genome shotgun sequence genome, gctttttgaaaaagtgtAAAAGATTTAGTTGAactgtaaaatatatatagaagGAGAGGTATTATTcgtaaatttatattatgatCAAGTTTTATGGAGTATACTTTTAAATCATATtacgtaattatttttatttatataagtaATTATGATGttgaataaataatgttATACACGGCTATTAACAAATATGTTACAGAGTAtataatgggaaaaaatataaatacattaatCTTATCtaaatattgaaaataaatttcttataTTTCTTGTTAATTTgtacatgttcatatttatttatttgttcaatttttcaatatacatttttgtaattattttggtTTTATGCTATTAATgcatgaatattttatttattaatctTTGTGGCAATTAATTGATAGTTTTTAAATCGAATAATTTAGTATTACATGATattcttttataataatttttatttttaacagttttaaattaaaaacattaagCAGGATGGTATCCAATATAATATGACTCTCCTAAATATGCATTAAAAGATTCTGGTGCATAATCCAATAATCCATTGTTTCCTccatataaatttttcctattaTTATTGTTCCATACAAATCTATTACTTAAGATTCTTCCTAAGGGTGTAAACtagcatataaaataatagtaaataatatgtataacatatttattaattgtaaatatacatgtatatgtaagctcttaacaaaaatacaaaaattatgtgtaataaataaatatgctcatactttatataaagcaCCAGAGGTCATAGAAGTTACCACTACTCTAAGAAATCATTGCCAGCATTTGTACCTCTGCAGG contains:
- a CDS encoding CYIR protein (putative;~vir-type antigen), which encodes RILSNRFVWNNNNRKNLYGGNNGLLDYAPESFNAYLGESYYIGYHPA